One Thauera sp. K11 DNA window includes the following coding sequences:
- a CDS encoding nucleotidyl transferase AbiEii/AbiGii toxin family protein, with amino-acid sequence MKAPKNMGVSVRDRLAQRARERRENTQRLMTRYVIERVLYRLSVSPHRDRFVLKGAMLFSLWADVPYRATSDLDLLGFGENAPDAIAAVFSEILAIPLEDDGIVFRPETLRAAAARAEDEYAGVRLDFVAELAGARLPMHIDIGYGDAITPEPVQKYRPASRNSFCHPRAHRPKPCHSTPAGCLAAPGPTSEVEPSVPWGSPTERTPRHARGNS; translated from the coding sequence ATGAAGGCCCCGAAAAACATGGGCGTTTCTGTCCGTGACCGCCTGGCTCAGCGTGCCCGCGAGCGAAGGGAGAACACACAACGCCTGATGACGCGATACGTCATCGAGCGCGTCCTCTACCGCCTGAGCGTCTCACCGCATCGGGACCGGTTTGTCTTGAAGGGCGCGATGCTGTTCAGTCTCTGGGCAGATGTACCCTATCGCGCGACCAGTGATCTCGATCTCCTTGGCTTCGGCGAGAACGCGCCCGACGCCATCGCGGCCGTTTTCTCCGAGATACTCGCCATCCCCCTCGAAGATGATGGGATTGTCTTCAGGCCCGAGACCTTGCGCGCCGCTGCTGCCCGCGCGGAGGACGAGTATGCCGGTGTTCGCCTTGACTTCGTCGCGGAACTCGCCGGTGCGCGCCTGCCGATGCATATCGATATCGGTTATGGCGATGCGATCACGCCGGAACCGGTCCAGAAATACAGGCCCGCATCGCGGAATTCGTTCTGCCACCCGCGCGCGCATCGTCCCAAGCCATGTCATTCAACGCCCGCTGGGTGCCTGGCGGCCCCTGGGCCCACGAGTGAGGTCGAGCCCAGCGTGCCATGGGGCAGC
- a CDS encoding type IV toxin-antitoxin system AbiEi family antitoxin domain-containing protein, with protein MEVARERGIARGRDFDAAGVPRVYLQRLRDEGVLQQVGRGLYKLAGAEVATATSLAEATRLQPKGVVGLLSALQFHNLTTQNPHAVWMLLGPRDWAPTNPSVALRIVRASGDAQTAGIETHVIDGVPVRITSPEKTVADCFKYRNKIGLDVAIEALRDLMKSRTSRSNLDELWRYAEIDRVQRVIRPYIEAIIG; from the coding sequence TTGGAGGTCGCACGTGAGCGGGGAATCGCGCGTGGCCGCGATTTCGACGCCGCTGGCGTGCCCCGCGTCTATCTGCAAAGGCTGCGCGACGAAGGCGTGCTGCAGCAGGTCGGCCGTGGCCTCTACAAGTTGGCGGGCGCAGAGGTTGCCACTGCCACCAGCCTGGCCGAGGCCACACGCCTGCAACCGAAAGGCGTGGTCGGCCTGCTATCGGCGCTGCAGTTCCACAACCTCACGACTCAGAATCCCCACGCCGTGTGGATGCTGCTCGGACCGAGAGACTGGGCGCCGACCAATCCCTCTGTCGCGCTAAGAATCGTTCGTGCCAGCGGGGATGCGCAGACAGCCGGTATCGAGACCCATGTGATCGACGGCGTGCCGGTACGGATCACCTCACCGGAGAAAACCGTCGCCGACTGCTTCAAGTACCGCAACAAGATTGGTCTCGATGTGGCGATCGAGGCATTGCGGGATCTCATGAAATCGCGGACAAGCCGCAGCAATCTGGACGAACTATGGCGTTACGCCGAGATCGACCGTGTCCAGCGCGTCATACGTCCCTACATCGAGGCCATTATCGGATGA
- a CDS encoding beta strand repeat-containing protein gives MGCSLLAEATQASGVVTVSAESGASIVVTFTNGAASVVKTLTATGAAQAVTLTSGNLTTLGDGTITVSAVATDPAGNPSPAGTTSFLLDRAVPTLDLSGAHAGTGYIVNANAPSTPFSIDNATAGQSATITESGSGKIAKITVTANTGAVSAGGTGETLTIGGTAIGLAVADTGVVSVNGENWDYVMTAGGVLTLTSATPGGSLAALAQALMRNATYAYSVLPSGTRTMSFVLTDAAGNNSAAAVATFSADVTPPVIDLNGGGAGLDAAISATQVQANAGVVLQSAANTATFVETTGVANLTIAVSGIVNGTNEKLVVGSTQLNANGTSSPGTVSDGTNTWVWSYANGVFTFVLNGGGAATQTQAQTLVRSLKYLNSETTDIDGVRTFTFNATDTVGNITETPAVATVAVNAAVPAAAATNPIVTLDADGNGVKGDQFILNFSEQIKTGMIGLGAITLSGGAVFGTGASMEALNPVTIGGVTYASSFLVNGGTGYTYTTGTTLTFEFFDVVDSGNSEAAGNVVFTMTDIVAPAAPVPPITVAGDNRVNATEQAASTDIVFTHTAAAAAAGSTLIIYRDGVEVKSVAMTTSSTSTTVSMTGTGDWGADGTHIFTARIQDASGNLSPTSAPKPVSVDTVVASGFAKLFASTDAGTVGSADPGDVVHIEFNESIALTAGSLPASFGTGATVAAVGGVNGASKIWQVTLGTAPTISGGDSVTFTGVADVAGNTGDITGTVPLDVFNTPGVPSIGTVAGDDVINASEIGSAQPVTVNLSQTKAGDVVKLYMDGVQIGTATVATNGQTSVSIDVAANGWGADGERQLSATVQRGSGTIVENTVAKPVYVAADGQHWSEQTGYDVIWFDANSLANQAVGSTITSWEAKKGGFALTTIQGTGNGLGETPATVALDATGNLAVYLNDTLLVNNTDFDNATRSTNTGFSDFASFMFTIEPSGSVGSVVGVPLSHGVYKGLGTNSDSTSIFAMGITKNSATALDFAIQEPGYGGITVIARALAVGAWGVASAAVAGHLGSATLDGSTASTTYNFATRPAGSSAAWDYARTAFVVGGRVNSTLGGPTSLQTGLLGDVISIGGVLSAAYTQEVTTYQVAKVHSGGAWAEATGQGATYDLSLSALNNAGVMIDDGLELNKSSLGTGNDTIVTAGTDYVNAGAGDDTVRVKDLHFRSLDGGLGNDTLALDAAYSGPSDIVLADFVSNSRGLSGDTTADARVNAAGYHKLLGFEFIDLSLATGAQTLTVAAADVNQLSETDTLYVKLGTNDVLKTSGFTGNVEYGYWLSGSVAYDRHWTGTDGSTTVDLYAHGGDLPPAVAAASYSGTTFTLTFDQAVTGSVVAGDFTLSSGGPATSATLTNATTLAVVATSAPTGVVTLTYTGTGLTDAAGEQLRYKTLLIGDNGANTLTGGSADEALYGNGGADTIAGGAGSDLIVGGGGDDTLTGGLGADIFRFISGESGADTVTDFTKSQGDKLDLSGILLGMGATADNIAGFVQLSNAGSNAVIKIDIDGGANFGSPTQTITLTNAWSAGNLNDALTNLIDQRVLVI, from the coding sequence GTGGGGTGTAGCTTGCTTGCGGAGGCAACACAAGCCTCCGGCGTGGTGACGGTGAGCGCGGAGTCGGGCGCGAGCATCGTCGTCACCTTCACCAACGGCGCCGCCTCGGTCGTAAAAACCCTCACCGCTACCGGCGCGGCGCAGGCGGTCACGCTCACCTCGGGCAACCTCACCACCCTGGGCGACGGCACCATCACCGTCTCCGCCGTCGCCACCGACCCCGCCGGCAACCCCAGCCCGGCCGGCACCACCAGCTTCCTGCTCGACCGCGCCGTGCCCACGCTCGACCTCTCCGGCGCCCACGCCGGCACCGGCTACATCGTCAACGCCAACGCCCCCAGCACCCCGTTCAGCATCGACAACGCCACCGCCGGCCAGAGCGCCACCATCACCGAAAGCGGCTCCGGCAAGATCGCCAAGATCACCGTCACCGCCAACACCGGCGCCGTCTCGGCCGGCGGCACCGGCGAGACCCTCACCATTGGCGGCACCGCCATCGGCCTGGCCGTCGCCGACACCGGCGTCGTCTCCGTCAATGGCGAGAACTGGGACTACGTCATGACCGCCGGCGGCGTCCTCACCCTCACCTCGGCCACCCCCGGCGGCAGCCTCGCCGCGCTCGCCCAGGCCCTCATGCGCAACGCCACCTACGCCTACTCGGTCCTCCCATCGGGCACCCGCACCATGAGCTTCGTGCTCACCGATGCCGCCGGCAACAATTCCGCCGCCGCCGTCGCCACCTTCTCCGCCGACGTCACCCCGCCCGTCATCGACCTCAACGGCGGCGGCGCGGGGCTAGACGCGGCCATCAGTGCCACCCAGGTCCAGGCCAATGCCGGGGTCGTGCTCCAAAGCGCAGCCAATACCGCCACGTTCGTCGAGACCACCGGCGTGGCCAACCTCACCATCGCCGTCTCTGGCATCGTTAACGGCACCAACGAAAAACTGGTCGTGGGCTCCACCCAGCTCAACGCCAACGGCACCTCGTCGCCGGGCACGGTCAGCGACGGCACCAACACGTGGGTGTGGTCCTACGCGAACGGCGTCTTCACCTTCGTCCTCAACGGCGGCGGTGCCGCCACGCAGACGCAGGCCCAGACCCTGGTGCGCTCGCTCAAATATCTCAACAGCGAGACCACCGACATCGACGGCGTGCGCACCTTCACCTTCAACGCCACGGATACGGTCGGCAACATCACCGAAACGCCCGCTGTCGCCACCGTCGCGGTCAACGCGGCCGTACCGGCGGCGGCCGCCACCAACCCCATCGTCACGCTCGATGCCGACGGCAACGGCGTCAAGGGCGACCAGTTCATCCTGAACTTCTCCGAGCAGATCAAGACCGGCATGATCGGTCTTGGTGCTATTACCCTCTCCGGCGGCGCGGTGTTCGGAACCGGAGCCAGCATGGAGGCCCTGAACCCCGTCACCATCGGCGGGGTCACCTATGCCTCCAGCTTCCTGGTCAACGGCGGCACGGGCTACACCTATACGACGGGCACCACCCTCACCTTCGAGTTCTTCGACGTCGTGGACTCTGGCAACTCGGAAGCAGCCGGCAACGTCGTGTTCACCATGACGGACATCGTTGCGCCGGCCGCGCCTGTGCCGCCGATCACCGTGGCGGGCGACAACCGGGTCAATGCGACCGAGCAGGCCGCGTCCACGGACATCGTGTTCACCCACACCGCAGCCGCAGCAGCGGCAGGCAGCACGCTCATCATCTATCGCGATGGCGTCGAGGTGAAGTCGGTCGCCATGACCACGAGTTCGACAAGCACTACGGTCTCGATGACGGGAACTGGCGATTGGGGCGCAGACGGCACGCATATCTTCACCGCCAGGATTCAGGACGCATCCGGCAACCTCAGCCCGACCAGCGCGCCCAAGCCGGTCAGCGTGGACACCGTGGTCGCTTCCGGGTTTGCGAAGCTGTTCGCCTCCACCGATGCCGGCACGGTCGGGTCGGCCGACCCGGGCGACGTGGTGCACATCGAGTTCAACGAAAGCATTGCGCTCACGGCTGGCAGCCTGCCGGCGAGCTTCGGAACTGGCGCCACGGTCGCGGCCGTGGGCGGTGTCAACGGCGCCAGCAAGATCTGGCAGGTCACGCTCGGCACCGCGCCCACCATCAGCGGCGGCGACAGCGTGACCTTCACTGGCGTGGCCGACGTGGCCGGCAACACCGGCGACATCACCGGCACGGTGCCGCTGGACGTGTTCAACACGCCCGGCGTGCCCAGCATCGGCACGGTCGCGGGCGACGACGTGATCAACGCCAGCGAAATCGGCTCGGCCCAGCCCGTCACGGTCAACCTCAGCCAGACCAAGGCTGGCGATGTCGTCAAGCTCTACATGGACGGCGTGCAGATCGGTACCGCCACCGTCGCCACCAACGGCCAGACGTCCGTTTCCATCGACGTCGCCGCCAACGGCTGGGGCGCCGACGGCGAGCGCCAGCTCTCCGCCACCGTCCAGCGCGGCTCCGGCACCATCGTCGAAAACACCGTCGCCAAGCCGGTCTATGTCGCGGCGGACGGCCAGCACTGGTCCGAACAAACCGGCTACGACGTCATCTGGTTCGATGCCAACTCATTGGCCAATCAGGCCGTGGGAAGCACCATCACCTCATGGGAGGCGAAGAAGGGGGGCTTCGCGCTGACGACAATTCAAGGCACCGGCAACGGCCTTGGAGAAACGCCGGCCACAGTGGCCTTGGACGCAACCGGAAACCTGGCCGTCTATTTGAACGATACCCTGCTGGTCAACAATACCGACTTCGACAACGCCACGCGATCGACCAATACCGGCTTCTCCGATTTCGCGTCGTTCATGTTCACGATAGAACCGTCCGGCAGTGTTGGCTCCGTTGTCGGCGTGCCGCTGTCCCACGGCGTCTACAAGGGTCTGGGCACCAACTCGGACTCGACCTCCATATTCGCAATGGGCATCACCAAGAATTCTGCGACGGCTCTCGATTTCGCCATCCAGGAACCAGGTTATGGCGGCATTACCGTCATCGCCCGTGCACTGGCCGTCGGTGCGTGGGGCGTGGCCTCGGCGGCTGTCGCAGGCCACCTCGGAAGCGCAACCCTTGACGGAAGCACGGCGTCAACCACTTATAACTTTGCAACGCGGCCAGCGGGATCGAGCGCCGCTTGGGATTACGCTAGAACGGCATTCGTCGTCGGCGGCCGGGTCAATAGCACCCTCGGCGGCCCAACCTCGCTCCAGACCGGCCTCCTCGGCGACGTGATCTCGATCGGCGGCGTGTTGAGCGCGGCCTATACGCAGGAGGTCACCACATATCAGGTCGCCAAGGTTCACAGCGGTGGCGCATGGGCTGAGGCGACGGGACAGGGCGCGACCTACGACCTGTCGCTGTCCGCGCTCAACAATGCCGGAGTCATGATCGACGACGGCCTCGAACTGAACAAGTCTTCGCTCGGCACTGGCAACGACACGATCGTCACGGCGGGCACCGACTATGTGAATGCGGGCGCGGGCGACGACACCGTGCGGGTGAAGGATTTGCATTTCCGCAGCCTCGACGGCGGGCTGGGCAACGACACGCTGGCGCTGGACGCGGCATATAGCGGGCCATCCGACATCGTGCTGGCCGATTTCGTCAGCAACTCGCGCGGCCTGTCCGGCGATACGACGGCCGATGCGCGCGTCAACGCGGCCGGGTATCACAAGCTGCTGGGCTTCGAGTTCATCGACCTGTCGCTGGCGACGGGCGCGCAGACGCTCACGGTCGCGGCGGCCGACGTGAACCAGCTTTCGGAAACCGACACGCTCTATGTGAAGCTGGGCACCAACGACGTCCTCAAGACCAGCGGCTTCACCGGCAACGTCGAATACGGCTACTGGCTCTCCGGCAGCGTCGCCTACGACCGCCACTGGACCGGCACCGACGGCTCGACCACGGTCGACCTCTACGCCCACGGCGGCGACCTCCCGCCCGCCGTCGCCGCCGCCAGCTACAGCGGCACCACCTTCACCCTCACCTTCGACCAGGCGGTGACGGGCTCGGTGGTAGCGGGAGACTTCACCCTCTCCAGCGGCGGCCCGGCCACGTCGGCAACCCTGACCAACGCCACCACCCTCGCGGTCGTCGCCACCTCCGCGCCCACCGGCGTGGTCACGCTCACCTACACCGGCACCGGCCTGACCGACGCCGCCGGCGAGCAGTTGCGCTACAAGACCCTGCTCATCGGCGACAACGGCGCCAACACCCTCACCGGCGGCAGCGCCGACGAGGCGCTCTACGGCAACGGCGGCGCCGACACCATCGCGGGCGGCGCCGGCTCGGACCTGATCGTGGGCGGCGGCGGCGACGACACCCTGACCGGCGGCCTGGGCGCCGACATCTTCCGCTTCATCAGCGGCGAATCCGGCGCCGACACGGTGACCGACTTCACCAAGAGCCAGGGCGACAAGCTCGACCTCTCCGGCATCCTGCTCGGCATGGGCGCCACCGCCGACAACATCGCCGGCTTCGTCCAGCTCAGCAACGCCGGCAGCAACGCCGTGATCAAGATCGACATCGACGGCGGCGCCAACTTCGGCTCCCCCACCCAGACCATCACCCTCACCAACGCCTGGAGCGCCGGCAACCTCAACGACGCCCTCACCAACCTCATCGACCAGCGCGTGCTGGTGATCTAA
- a CDS encoding type II toxin-antitoxin system RelE/ParE family toxin codes for MSEKPIDWRGSSLRDIKDDDIFTPNARKEAGHQLSRVQAGLEPDDWKPFDVVGAGTREIRVNLDDGWFRVMYIAKFPEAIYVLHCFKKKTSSTSKRDKDITAARYKAVVQERSKK; via the coding sequence ATGAGCGAGAAACCGATCGACTGGCGAGGGTCTTCACTGAGAGACATCAAGGATGACGACATTTTCACGCCCAATGCTCGCAAGGAGGCAGGGCACCAGCTCAGTCGGGTCCAGGCAGGACTCGAACCCGACGACTGGAAGCCATTCGACGTGGTTGGTGCCGGAACCAGGGAAATCCGCGTCAATCTCGATGACGGGTGGTTCCGCGTGATGTACATCGCCAAGTTTCCGGAAGCGATCTATGTGCTGCACTGCTTCAAGAAGAAGACGAGTTCGACCAGCAAACGCGACAAGGACATTACGGCCGCTCGCTACAAGGCCGTTGTCCAGGAAAGGAGCAAGAAGTGA
- a CDS encoding helix-turn-helix domain-containing protein, which produces MSIETRSMHITPAGGNVFADLGFAPEEAAALKAESERIISEKLAIKESLMAELAGWIEARKLKQAEAAEILGVTRPRISDVINKKAVKFTIDALVDMLARAGKHVQLSVQ; this is translated from the coding sequence GTGAGCATTGAAACCAGATCCATGCACATTACCCCCGCAGGCGGCAACGTGTTCGCCGATCTGGGGTTCGCGCCGGAAGAAGCCGCAGCGCTGAAGGCCGAATCGGAACGGATCATCTCGGAAAAGCTCGCCATCAAGGAATCCTTGATGGCCGAACTGGCAGGATGGATCGAGGCAAGAAAACTCAAGCAAGCCGAGGCCGCGGAGATTCTCGGCGTAACACGTCCGCGAATTTCGGACGTAATCAACAAGAAAGCGGTCAAGTTCACCATCGATGCGCTGGTGGACATGCTGGCCAGGGCAGGCAAGCACGTTCAGTTGTCCGTGCAGTAA